The Methylomusa anaerophila genome has a segment encoding these proteins:
- a CDS encoding pyridoxamine 5'-phosphate oxidase family protein, whose amino-acid sequence MKEVLSFLITNKVFYLATAGGDHPHVRPLGFVMDYNGKLAFSTSNQKDMYKQLVANPHVEICCVDAEFNTLRVRGKAVFCTTEETQRKALEVMPSLGNLYAVGDGKFEIFSLDNVQAVYQTISGEKRSLTV is encoded by the coding sequence ATGAAAGAGGTTTTGAGTTTTTTAATAACAAACAAGGTATTTTATCTTGCGACAGCCGGCGGAGATCATCCACATGTTCGACCACTGGGGTTTGTAATGGACTACAACGGAAAGTTAGCTTTTAGTACTTCTAATCAAAAAGATATGTACAAGCAGCTTGTGGCTAACCCCCATGTGGAAATTTGTTGTGTTGACGCCGAATTCAATACCCTCCGCGTTCGCGGCAAGGCGGTGTTCTGCACTACTGAGGAAACACAACGAAAAGCCTTGGAAGTAATGCCTTCTCTCGGTAACTTATACGCCGTGGGCGATGGAAAGTTCGAGATATTTTCTTTAGACAATGTCCAGGCAGTATACCAAACTATATCGGGTGAAAAAAGATCATTGACAGTTTAA
- a CDS encoding winged helix-turn-helix transcriptional regulator, giving the protein MSEKVMDETYVAENQLCPLRFTVDVIGGKWKLPIICMLANGLPTRYSSIKRKLTGITNMMLSQSLKELEASGIIHREQYNEIPPRVEYTLTDKGKSIIPPLIKLAEWGAEHMQEGKTCAVFCDTCQSIK; this is encoded by the coding sequence ATGAGCGAGAAGGTTATGGATGAAACATATGTCGCGGAGAATCAGCTTTGCCCGCTTCGTTTTACTGTCGATGTTATAGGTGGTAAGTGGAAGCTACCAATAATTTGTATGCTTGCCAACGGTCTACCGACAAGGTATAGCAGTATCAAGCGCAAACTGACAGGTATAACAAATATGATGCTGTCGCAGTCGCTAAAAGAATTGGAGGCATCTGGTATTATCCATCGAGAGCAGTACAATGAAATTCCGCCTAGAGTTGAATACACGCTGACCGATAAAGGGAAAAGCATTATCCCGCCCTTGATCAAGCTAGCCGAATGGGGGGCAGAGCATATGCAGGAAGGTAAGACATGCGCGGTTTTTTGCGATACATGTCAATCGATAAAATAG
- a CDS encoding spore coat protein — MSSELSPRQHNDMLMTEKYVSGVYDTAIFEFADSNIRQTFNHIQKEEQQHGEDLFHYMQANGMYNVQ; from the coding sequence ATGTCATCAGAACTGTCCCCTAGACAACACAACGATATGCTGATGACGGAAAAATACGTTTCCGGCGTCTACGACACCGCCATTTTTGAATTTGCCGACAGCAATATCCGCCAAACGTTTAACCACATCCAAAAAGAAGAGCAACAGCACGGCGAGGATCTGTTCCATTACATGCAGGCCAACGGCATGTACAATGTCCAATAG
- a CDS encoding 2-hydroxyacyl-CoA dehydratase, protein MKIIEVLDQKIAGDIQKIKVIGIDIGSRTAKAVLFHDDELYTAAILTGIDMQETANELVADLLTQSGLNKTDINYIVGTGYGRVAMKFDNPYQIVSEISCHAMGIHYLAAGVKTIIDIGGQDSKAIKVDPETGRVVEFVMNDKCAAGTGRFLEKVAQLLDYNLDELGTEALKAQKLSDVSSQCVVFAESEVISRRAKGELREDIAAGIHYAAARRVRSLLSQVGLEPGLAFSGGVSNNAGMKKAIEEVIGSPVSPIKLDAIYAGALGAAIYAHNYYLGGMQTGEAERENRRLDLTALESRIAQHHEAIIHGAGGQKKVGYLCTYTPLELINAAGIAHARLFKMGNTEVVASGEQITQSVFCDFTKSILGAFKENDALYKSLDKVYIFYTCDCIKKVGEAIGEFFAPSDIYTLPRLRHKDSSRDYYRTVILHFQKSLEELSGNIITEEAVREQIKLYNKVRVLLKKISELRKRENPPITGKDFLELIKGYHYLPPQGLLELYGRIYDNLAAVPNKGQRKIRLMMAGGIVADGDRRLLELIEDDIGARIVVEDHCTGVRNILHTINEEGDPYQALAEGYLDQSPCTRMKPLGESVDIAGELAKEYDVDGILYVYLKFCPCYGMIKHEFFKHYQKLGIPVLELPIDYSASDQGQLKTRLEAFIEVLGERAGSVRLKEAH, encoded by the coding sequence ATGAAGATTATTGAGGTATTGGACCAGAAAATAGCGGGTGATATACAAAAAATTAAGGTGATTGGGATTGATATTGGTTCCCGTACAGCCAAAGCAGTTTTATTTCATGATGATGAGTTATATACCGCGGCAATTCTGACAGGCATTGACATGCAGGAAACGGCGAATGAATTGGTGGCAGACCTGCTGACACAATCCGGTTTAAACAAAACAGATATAAATTATATCGTTGGGACTGGTTATGGACGTGTAGCCATGAAGTTTGACAATCCTTACCAGATTGTTTCAGAAATTTCCTGTCATGCCATGGGTATACATTATCTGGCTGCGGGAGTAAAGACGATTATTGATATCGGCGGTCAGGATTCTAAAGCCATCAAAGTCGATCCGGAAACTGGCCGTGTGGTGGAATTTGTCATGAATGACAAATGTGCGGCGGGTACAGGACGCTTCTTAGAGAAAGTCGCGCAGCTGTTGGATTATAATTTGGATGAGTTGGGGACAGAAGCCCTTAAAGCACAGAAGTTATCGGATGTAAGCAGTCAATGTGTGGTGTTTGCTGAGTCGGAGGTCATTTCCCGGCGGGCTAAAGGTGAGCTGCGGGAGGATATTGCTGCCGGTATTCATTATGCTGCCGCCCGGAGAGTGCGTAGTCTGTTAAGTCAGGTTGGACTGGAACCGGGGCTGGCTTTTTCCGGCGGGGTATCCAATAATGCTGGCATGAAAAAAGCAATTGAAGAAGTAATTGGCAGCCCGGTCAGTCCTATTAAACTGGACGCGATTTATGCAGGCGCACTGGGGGCGGCCATTTATGCTCACAATTACTATTTAGGAGGGATGCAGACAGGAGAAGCGGAAAGGGAAAATCGCAGACTGGACCTTACTGCTTTGGAAAGCAGGATTGCCCAGCATCATGAAGCGATTATCCACGGTGCCGGCGGGCAAAAGAAGGTTGGTTATTTATGCACATATACACCGCTGGAATTAATAAATGCCGCAGGGATAGCGCATGCAAGGCTGTTTAAAATGGGCAATACTGAGGTTGTGGCTAGTGGGGAGCAAATTACTCAAAGCGTATTTTGTGACTTTACGAAAAGTATACTGGGAGCTTTTAAAGAAAATGATGCCTTATATAAATCCCTCGATAAAGTTTATATTTTCTACACATGCGATTGTATTAAGAAAGTAGGAGAAGCAATCGGGGAATTCTTTGCACCATCAGATATATACACATTACCACGCCTGCGCCATAAAGATTCTTCGCGCGACTATTACCGGACAGTGATTCTTCATTTCCAAAAAAGTCTGGAAGAATTGTCCGGAAATATAATTACCGAAGAAGCAGTACGTGAGCAAATCAAATTATACAATAAGGTGCGAGTGCTGTTGAAAAAAATATCTGAGCTACGCAAGCGGGAAAATCCACCCATTACCGGCAAGGACTTTTTGGAATTGATTAAGGGCTACCACTATTTGCCGCCGCAAGGCTTACTGGAGTTGTACGGACGGATCTATGACAATCTGGCAGCTGTGCCGAATAAGGGACAACGCAAAATCCGCTTGATGATGGCCGGCGGCATTGTGGCAGACGGCGACCGCCGCTTACTGGAATTGATCGAAGATGATATCGGTGCAAGGATTGTGGTGGAAGACCATTGTACCGGTGTGAGAAATATTTTGCATACAATCAATGAAGAAGGAGATCCATATCAAGCGCTGGCTGAAGGTTATCTGGATCAATCCCCTTGTACACGGATGAAGCCCCTGGGAGAAAGCGTTGATATAGCAGGCGAGTTAGCTAAAGAATATGATGTGGATGGTATTTTATACGTGTATCTGAAGTTCTGTCCTTGCTATGGCATGATTAAACATGAATTTTTTAAACATTATCAAAAATTGGGCATTCCGGTTTTGGAATTGCCAATTGACTATTCGGCTAGCGACCAAGGTCAGTTGAAAACCAGACTGGAAGCATTTATTGAGGTGTTGGGAGAAAGAGCAGGTTCAGTAAGGCTAAAAGAAGCGCATTAG
- a CDS encoding 2-hydroxyacyl-CoA dehydratase subunit D — translation MQIEDIKSPVDYLIYSKNEIHGYSRAIGKLFDLSTSYISDAEKAYKEGKKVIWSRTNGWEVPLAYSCGIIPVAFSEMGRLSDFETMRIGEEYYQFPPETCSMVKCTVGQWHKRKSKSINRILGAGVACEPFNLALELMKQAGYDVHTVDVIYRAPGMKGDELENLVEFFIRQIYDTVEWLTGSRKIDEDKLKQEIQRKNQLISKVRKILELRIGNPFYMRSLPAIFLLTGLNAGYFGKPEEYEKVLDLLIEELENAPVNEEDLKRVIPLVWVGNAGQEFGVFEVIDQADGALLGFRGYPFNICREDIPPVEALARHVLGNQDAGASVYVQQVLEKEAQKVNARGLILYGYLGCSYSTIAREMWGDHFRKQGIPSINLEGTFQIGPPSGQILTRIKAFTEMLA, via the coding sequence ATGCAGATTGAAGATATTAAAAGCCCCGTGGATTATCTTATTTATAGTAAAAATGAGATTCATGGTTATTCACGGGCCATAGGAAAATTGTTTGATCTTTCCACTTCCTATATTTCAGATGCTGAGAAAGCCTATAAAGAAGGGAAAAAAGTTATCTGGAGCAGGACTAACGGCTGGGAAGTGCCACTGGCATATTCTTGCGGCATCATACCGGTTGCTTTTAGTGAAATGGGACGTCTGAGTGATTTTGAGACGATGCGTATTGGTGAGGAATATTACCAGTTTCCGCCGGAAACCTGTTCTATGGTGAAATGCACAGTCGGCCAGTGGCATAAACGAAAAAGCAAGAGTATTAACCGAATCCTGGGGGCGGGGGTGGCTTGTGAACCATTTAATCTGGCTTTGGAACTGATGAAACAAGCTGGTTATGATGTTCATACGGTTGATGTGATTTATCGTGCTCCCGGGATGAAGGGAGATGAACTTGAAAATTTGGTTGAGTTCTTTATCCGGCAAATTTATGATACCGTGGAATGGCTCACCGGCAGTAGAAAGATTGATGAAGATAAATTAAAGCAAGAGATACAACGTAAGAACCAATTAATTTCCAAAGTGCGAAAAATCTTGGAATTGCGAATAGGCAACCCTTTTTATATGCGCAGTCTGCCGGCTATTTTTTTGCTTACCGGTCTGAATGCGGGCTATTTTGGCAAGCCTGAGGAATATGAAAAGGTATTGGATTTATTAATCGAAGAATTAGAAAATGCCCCGGTCAATGAAGAAGATTTGAAAAGAGTTATTCCATTGGTTTGGGTGGGGAATGCCGGGCAAGAGTTTGGTGTTTTTGAAGTTATTGACCAGGCAGACGGAGCTTTACTAGGCTTTAGGGGATATCCATTTAATATTTGCCGGGAGGATATCCCGCCGGTAGAAGCATTAGCCCGGCATGTATTGGGCAATCAGGACGCCGGAGCTTCCGTTTATGTACAGCAGGTACTTGAGAAGGAAGCCCAGAAAGTAAATGCCCGCGGGCTGATTTTATATGGTTATCTTGGTTGCTCTTACAGCACGATTGCCAGGGAAATGTGGGGAGATCATTTCAGAAAGCAAGGGATTCCAAGTATTAACCTGGAGGGAACTTTTCAAATAGGGCCTCCCAGTGGGCAAATACTGACCAGAATTAAGGCCTTTACGGAGATGCTTGCCTAA
- a CDS encoding ABC transporter substrate-binding protein — MKNSSKYKMIISMALILAAILIIQGCSFREKGNNVQTVDEKQYNIIKVSTPAEVTVPSVYFVGEEMGFFAEEGIKLEYAGVVPSTQVIASVVAGKMDVGGIHHVSRTITGIAAGAKIKAVAAGNETTEKLPFLVYVTLKDSPIKTAQDLIGKKIGTRISGSINEYLLYSYMKQHNIADPKNKVEFLVMKEPEMEQALRQKDIDVAGFSKTPDFIAERGEFKVLFSDYDVWGSNGGGAPFYFSEQFIKEKPDVVKHFVAAVAKTNNWINENPEKAIEITAKRAGRDIKWIKKGHFAPNAIIKDETVQLWIDQLTEFGEIKKKVTSNEVYTNEFNPYFNR; from the coding sequence ATGAAAAATAGCAGCAAATATAAAATGATCATAAGTATGGCACTCATTTTGGCAGCTATCCTTATCATACAGGGGTGTTCATTCCGCGAGAAAGGGAATAATGTCCAAACAGTTGATGAAAAACAGTATAATATTATAAAAGTTTCCACCCCTGCGGAAGTTACAGTTCCGTCGGTCTATTTTGTGGGAGAGGAAATGGGCTTCTTTGCTGAAGAGGGGATAAAACTGGAATATGCCGGAGTGGTCCCGTCCACTCAAGTGATAGCTTCCGTTGTGGCGGGGAAAATGGATGTCGGTGGGATACACCATGTCAGCAGGACCATAACCGGCATTGCCGCAGGAGCTAAAATTAAGGCAGTGGCGGCAGGTAATGAAACTACTGAAAAATTACCCTTTTTGGTATATGTGACCTTAAAAGACAGTCCAATTAAAACAGCTCAAGATCTTATTGGAAAAAAAATAGGTACGCGCATATCCGGAAGTATCAATGAATACTTGCTTTATAGCTATATGAAGCAACATAATATAGCTGATCCCAAAAATAAAGTAGAATTTTTGGTAATGAAAGAACCGGAGATGGAGCAGGCTTTGCGTCAGAAAGATATTGATGTGGCGGGATTCAGTAAAACACCTGATTTTATAGCGGAAAGAGGAGAGTTTAAAGTACTCTTTAGCGATTATGATGTCTGGGGTAGCAATGGCGGCGGGGCACCGTTTTATTTTTCTGAGCAATTTATTAAAGAAAAGCCGGATGTAGTCAAGCATTTTGTCGCTGCTGTGGCCAAGACCAACAATTGGATCAATGAAAATCCGGAAAAGGCTATTGAAATTACAGCTAAAAGAGCTGGTAGAGATATTAAATGGATTAAGAAGGGTCATTTTGCCCCAAATGCTATTATCAAGGATGAGACTGTTCAGCTATGGATTGATCAGCTAACGGAATTTGGTGAAATTAAAAAGAAAGTAACATCTAATGAGGTTTATACCAACGAATTTAATCCATATTTTAACAGATAA
- a CDS encoding TetR/AcrR family transcriptional regulator, which yields MNRIDRRIVKTKEGIRKAFLQLIPSKEFHLITVTELANLANIDRKTFYLHYNSTADILKEFETELAGKVLMLLKKNQTFDINSFFQGLNKIMMEDIGLYRRISETTSYAFLQTECKDILKNTIKESFYTKSGMSAEKFNVYAEYIASGIVGIYTNWLSSISEMSLEELTDTAKDAVSNGWNKIII from the coding sequence ATGAATAGAATTGACCGTAGAATCGTTAAAACGAAAGAAGGCATACGCAAAGCTTTTTTACAGCTCATTCCAAGCAAAGAATTCCATCTGATTACAGTTACTGAGTTAGCAAATTTAGCAAACATAGATCGAAAAACATTTTATCTTCATTACAATTCCACTGCCGATATTTTAAAAGAATTTGAAACCGAACTGGCAGGCAAAGTGCTGATGCTACTGAAAAAGAACCAAACTTTTGATATAAATTCTTTCTTTCAAGGCCTCAATAAAATTATGATGGAGGATATCGGCCTATATCGCCGTATTTCGGAAACCACTTCTTATGCATTCCTCCAAACAGAATGTAAGGATATACTTAAAAATACCATCAAGGAATCTTTTTATACCAAGTCTGGCATGTCTGCTGAGAAATTTAATGTATATGCAGAATATATTGCTTCAGGTATTGTAGGTATATATACCAACTGGCTTAGTTCCATCTCTGAAATGTCCTTGGAAGAGCTGACAGATACAGCGAAGGATGCAGTATCAAACGGATGGAACAAAATCATAATATAG
- a CDS encoding ABC1 kinase family protein, protein MFGKKIRHINRYREIAAALLNHGFDYIVEEIGLPQSIPYGHRSHPVVGKNNTGGLGERIRLLLEQLGPTYVKLGQIASTRPDLLPAEITAELEKLQDDVPSFPFSEVRTLLKEELGADLEELFQQFDPEPLAAASIGQVHRAQLKTGQQVAVKIQRPGIAAMIETDLEILRELAVLAERRFSWAETYQLTDMIDELAKSLLVELDYTIEARNAEKFLKHYQADPTIYIPTVYWECFSQKVLTAAYVEGVKISELEQLEQQGYNRSHIAEHFAKEIFQQIFIAGFFHGDPHPGNVLVLPGETIAFLDFGMVGRLSSEKKYHLASLVIGLMRQNSAELAQTIFRMGIVPDRVDRTQLHDDIELLRERYYGVPLSQISLGDTIIQIFATAQKHKIKMPADLALVGKALLTMEGIVERLDPQLSILTVAEPFGKKLLRERLHPLTLGKMVWHTISDFRELMLNLPRHVQELSTVVKHGRLRLEIIIPDMEYSLKTIERISNRLSFGIILLAFSMIMASVIISSSLVGQVSPLWNIPVLEIGFVIAMILFIWLLYAIIRSGKL, encoded by the coding sequence ATGTTTGGCAAAAAGATACGCCATATCAATCGATATCGTGAGATTGCTGCCGCCCTGCTCAATCATGGTTTTGACTATATTGTGGAAGAAATAGGCTTGCCCCAGAGCATCCCCTATGGTCACCGCTCCCATCCGGTAGTTGGCAAAAACAATACCGGCGGCTTAGGCGAACGCATCAGACTGCTGCTTGAACAATTGGGTCCAACCTATGTTAAGTTAGGACAAATTGCCAGCACACGACCGGACCTTCTGCCTGCTGAAATCACTGCGGAGTTAGAAAAACTGCAGGATGACGTCCCCAGTTTTCCCTTTAGCGAAGTACGTACTTTGCTAAAGGAAGAATTGGGGGCCGACCTTGAAGAACTATTCCAGCAATTTGACCCGGAGCCACTAGCGGCCGCTTCCATCGGGCAAGTGCATCGGGCGCAATTAAAAACCGGTCAACAAGTAGCGGTGAAAATTCAACGTCCAGGCATTGCTGCCATGATCGAAACCGATTTAGAAATTCTGCGTGAGCTGGCTGTCCTGGCAGAACGTCGTTTTTCCTGGGCTGAGACGTATCAACTGACGGATATGATTGATGAACTCGCCAAGTCACTCCTCGTTGAGTTGGACTATACTATTGAAGCTCGCAATGCCGAAAAATTTCTGAAGCACTATCAAGCGGATCCCACTATCTATATTCCAACAGTATATTGGGAATGTTTTTCGCAAAAAGTGTTGACAGCAGCCTATGTTGAGGGAGTAAAAATAAGTGAGCTGGAACAGTTAGAACAGCAGGGCTACAATCGCTCCCACATAGCGGAGCACTTTGCCAAAGAAATTTTTCAGCAAATTTTTATAGCAGGATTTTTCCATGGCGACCCTCATCCTGGCAATGTGCTGGTATTGCCGGGCGAAACTATCGCATTCCTGGATTTTGGCATGGTTGGCCGCCTCAGCTCTGAAAAAAAATATCATTTGGCTTCTCTCGTTATTGGCTTAATGCGGCAAAACTCAGCAGAGTTGGCCCAAACGATTTTCCGCATGGGAATTGTTCCTGACCGGGTCGACCGGACGCAGCTCCACGATGATATTGAGTTGCTAAGAGAAAGATACTATGGAGTTCCCTTAAGTCAAATCAGCCTGGGTGATACAATCATTCAAATTTTTGCAACCGCACAGAAACACAAAATAAAGATGCCAGCCGACCTTGCATTGGTAGGCAAAGCGTTACTGACCATGGAGGGAATTGTTGAAAGACTGGACCCGCAGCTTAGCATACTTACTGTCGCGGAGCCTTTTGGGAAAAAATTATTACGGGAACGTCTCCATCCCCTAACTCTGGGCAAAATGGTATGGCACACCATAAGTGATTTTAGGGAATTGATGCTGAATCTGCCCCGCCATGTGCAGGAACTGAGCACCGTAGTAAAACATGGCCGATTACGTCTAGAGATCATCATACCGGATATGGAGTATAGTTTAAAAACCATCGAACGGATTAGCAACCGGCTGTCCTTCGGCATCATTTTGTTGGCCTTCAGCATGATCATGGCCAGTGTCATTATCAGTTCCAGCCTCGTCGGCCAAGTTTCCCCGCTTTGGAATATTCCGGTACTGGAGATTGGGTTTGTCATCGCTATGATCTTGTTTATTTGGCTGTTGTACGCCATTATCCGGTCAGGCAAGCTATAA
- a CDS encoding helix-turn-helix domain-containing protein — MKTSNDERYRQIAKKIVHYRIRKGLSQEELADKIGISKSYLSKIEAPNSTKAYSLDVLFAIADGLEIDIVQFFMPLENKE, encoded by the coding sequence ATGAAAACTAGCAATGACGAACGATATCGCCAAATTGCTAAAAAAATCGTCCATTACCGCATTCGCAAAGGACTTTCCCAAGAGGAGTTGGCAGATAAAATTGGCATCAGCAAGAGTTATTTATCTAAGATAGAAGCACCGAATTCCACAAAAGCTTACTCATTAGATGTGCTTTTTGCTATTGCAGATGGTTTAGAAATTGATATAGTTCAGTTTTTTATGCCACTTGAAAACAAAGAATAG